CGCGTTTGCGGCGGGAATTCTGCTTTCGCGCTGGCTGGAGCTGTTTCAGACGACGTGGGGAAGAACTCCGGCGCTCCAGCGCATTCTCTTCTTCGCGATTTCGCTTACAACGCTGGAATGGTCCGCAAATCTTCCCGTTCCCCATGCCTGGATCTTTGCCGATGTCCTTCCGGTTGCCGGAGGCTGCGGCGTTCTGATCGCGACTCTTTGTTCGCGACGGGTGACGCGCATCTTGTCCCATCGCCTTCCTGCGTGGCTTGGACGCGTGTCGTACAGCCTCTACCTGGTTCATGCCACGGTGCTGTTCTCGCTGATGCACCTCTTCTTCGCGCGAGCCACCCGCCTGGAGTTGCTGGCGCCCTATCTCCTGCTGAGCCTGCTGAGCGCGACGGCCTTCTTCTTCCTCGTGGAAAAACCTTGCATCCACCTCAGCCGTACGATCGGGCGGAGTGGCAGGACTCTCTCAAAGCAGCCCGTCTGACGACTCGAAAAATCCGCAAATAGCCGTAAAAAGAGGCTGCCTTGCCGCCGGTGAAGTGGTACCTTTCCGTTGTGTTTTGAGAGAGATAGATCACGAGGTGTCGCGATGGCGAACGGACCGGATTTTAGTGCAATCAAGGTAAAACAGCAGGCGGCCTGGGCCACGGGTGACTATGCGGTGGTTGGATCGACGCTTGTGCTTATGCCTGAACTGCTTTGTGAGGCGATGGACCTGCGGAGTGGCTGGACTGTGCTGGATGTGGCGGCAGGGAGCGGGAATGCTTCCCTCGCGGCTGCTCGCAGGGGATGCCGGGTCACTTCGACGGATTATGTGCCGTCGCTGCTGGAGCGCGGCAAAGTTCGATCGAAGGCGGAAGGCTTTGAGATTACGTTTCAGGAGGCGGACGCTGAGAATCTGCCGTTCGGGGATGGGTCGTTCGACGCGTTGATGTCGACGGTGGGGGTGATGTTTGCTCCGAACCAGGCGCGGGCGGCGGCGGAGATGTTCAGGGTGTGCCGGGCGAGTGGGAAGATCGGGCTCGCGAACTGGACGCCCGCGGGCTTCGTGGGGCAGATGTTCAAGTGCATCGGGAAGCACCTGGCTCCTGCGGCGGGGCTGCGGCCTCCATTTGTTTGGGGGACAGAGGATGGGCTGAAGGAGCTGTTTCCAGAGGCTTCCGCGATGAAGGTGCAGGTGAAGCACTTCATGTTCCGATCGCCTTCGCCGGAGGACTGGCTTGACGTGTTTAAGACATACTACGGGCCGATGAACCGGACCTTCGCGGCGCTCGACGATTCGGGGCGGGCAGCGCTGACTGCGGACCTGATGGCTCTGGTGGCGTCGCTGAACCGGGCGGAGGATGGCACGATGGTGGTACCGAGCGAGTACCTCGAGGTTGTGATTACGAAGTAGGTCAGGCGGCGGTGAGCTGACGGAGGAGCGTGCCGTGGTCGAAGAAGACCTTCTCGCAGACGAGCCCGTCGCCCTCGAAGACGAAGATCAGGACTCCCTTGGCGACTGCTTTCTTCCCTGCCGGTTGAACGCCCGCCCAGACGCCGTGCTGTGTGCCTCCGAAGGTTACCTCGGCGATGATGGCTTCTTCGGCGTGGTGGAGGGTGTCGGCCTCCATGTAGAAGTCGGGGAAGGCGGAGAAGATGTTGTCGTAGAGGTGGGTAGCGGCTTCGGGGCCTTCGATGATGGAGGCGAGCGCGGGGATTTCGTAGCGGACGCGGGTGAAGAGGGAGAGGATGGTGGGGGCGTCGTGGCTCTCGGTGACGGCCTTGATGTGGGCCTTGACGATGGATTCGCGGTTGGCGCTGTCGTTTGACGTTGTCATTTGTCCTCGCTGCACTTCGGGCGGAAGTATAGCGCGAGAGGATGAAACGCAAGGACTTATTTTGACGGTCAGGCGTGGGCGTTGAGGAGATGGGCCAGGGTGTAGGCGACGGCCGCCGCGGCTCCTCCGATACACGCGGTCTGTAATGCGGAACGGATGACTCCGTTGCCGAGTAGGCGGCCTTTCAGGGCTCCGAAGATGGCCAGTGCGGCGAGCGTGATGAGGATGGAGGCGCGGAGGGCGACCGTCGCGGGGGCGTGCTGGAGAAGCATGTACGGGAGCAGCGGGATGAGGCCTCCGGCGATGTACGCGGAGGCGATGGTAAGGGCGGAGCGGTGGGCGCGGTTGGGCGCGGGGGCTTCGAGGCCGAGTTCGAAGCGCATCATGAAGTCGACGTAGGCTTCGGGGTTGGCCTGGAGGGCTTCGAGGACAGGGGTGGCGGCTTCGCGGGGGACGTTGTACTGGGCGAAGATCTCGTAGATCTCTTCGGCTTCATCGTGGGGGCGGTGGATGACTTCGTCATGCTCGCGGGCGAGTTCGGAGGCGTAGTGTTCGGCGTCGCCGCGGGCGGCGAGATAGCCTCCGAGGCCCATGGCGATGGAGCCGGCGGCGATCTCGGCGAGGCCGGCGAGGACGACGATGTGGGTGGAGGCGATGGCTCCCGAGAGGCCGGCGGCGAGGGCGAAGGGGACAGTGAGGCCGTCGGAGAGGCCGATGACGATGTCGCGGACGGCGTCGGAGGATTCGAAGTGGGACTCGTCGTGCGGGGCGTGGGCGACGTCATGCATCTGGGTAGTTTAGTGCAGGGGATATTTGCGGTGGCAGGCGTCTTTCGGCGGGTGGGACCGTCTGTTAGAGCAACGATCTGTTAGAGCAACGATGCATGTTTGAGAGATAGGTGTTCGCGATGGCTTACTCGATGAATCTTCGTGGGTTGGTTCTGGGGGCGGTCCTGGCGATAGGTCTGCCGGTGCTGGCGCAGGATGGTGGCGGGCAGATGGGGAGCGGGAACGGCTTTGCCGGGGGGCAGAGGGTGAGCGGGACGGTGACGGCGGTCGCGGGCGACAAGCTTACCGTGAAGTCGGAGACGGGCGATATTTACCAGGTCGTCACGACGACCAATACGCGAGTGATGAAGGACCGGCAGCCAATCAAGCTGGCGGATATCCCGGTGGGGTCGGGCGTGGGGGCGATGGGACTGATGGACGCTCCGACGAAGACGGTGCATGCGATGTTCGTGATGGTGGTGGACCCGGAGCAGGTAAAGAAGGCGCGGGAAGGACTGGGCAAGGTCTACATCATGGGCAAGGTCGAGAAGATCGAGGAGACGACGCTGACGATCCTGCGCTCGGATGGGGTGACGCAGAAGATCGAGGTGGATGAGGGAACCTCGTTCAAGCGCGGACGCGGGACGAGGATGGGCGACGGCGGGACGGGTGGGCCTCCGACTGCGGCGAGCGGAGAGGCCGGTGGGCGTCAAGCGGAGAGCATTACGCTGCTGGATATTAAGGTGGGGGATAACGTCGGCGGCCCGGGGGCCTTGAAGAACGGCGTGTTCGTGGCGAAGGAGCTGGGCGTGATGTCTCCGGGGACAGGACGAAGGCGCAGAGGCGCGGATGGGGCCGGCGCGGCCGAGGGCGCACCAGCCAATTCAGGCACGGGACAGACACAGACACCGCAGTAGAGGTTGCGGGCCAGGGTGGTGGAATGGACGGGTTCGACAGGAGACGTGTGCGACGAGTGAGGCGGGCGGCGAGAATTTCGGTGGTGACGGCGGTTCTGGCCAGTTGCGCGGCGGCGGGGCGGGCGCAGGCGGCTCCAGCTGCTCCGACCGCAGGCGCTCCGGCGGACGCACAGGCGGCGCTTCCGGCCACTCCGGTGCCAGCCAGTGGGGGGACCGTCAAGGGTGTCGTCAAGGCGGGTTCGGTACCTCTGCCGGGTGTTGGAATTACGGCAACCAACACGCTGACCGGCAAGAAGTATGCGACGACGACCGACATCACGGGCGCGTTCATGATGGCGATTCCGAAAAATGGACGTTATGTCGTTAAGGCAGAGCTGGCGGCGTTTGCGAGTGATACGAAGGAAGTGGTCATCAACGCCGCCGGGGAGAATGGCGGGGCGGCGGCGCAGACGGTGGAGTTCGGGCTGCAACTGGCTTCGCGGGTCGCGGCGGCTTCGGCGACGCAGGAGGCTGCTGCTGCCGGGACTGGCTCGGGTACGCGGCGGAATGGCGGAAGCGGGGCGGGACGTGGGTTGCAGGCACTGAGCGTGACCGAGGGCGATGGGCTGTCCGCGGATGCGAGTGCGGGGACCGCGAACGCGGGGGCTTCGATGCCGACGCTTTCGGGGATCGGCGGGGATGCCACGGAGTCCGTCGCGGTGAGCGGGCAGGCTGGGCAGACGAACGGGCTCGCGGGCTTCAGCGAGGATGACATCCGGCAGAGGGTGCAGGATGCGATGGCGCAGGCACGGGCGCAGGGTGGGGGCGATCCAACGAATGCCATTGTGGGCATGCTGAGCGGGATGATGGCCGGTGGCGGCTTTGGCGGTCCGGGCGGAGGCGGCCCGGGTGGCGGCGGACCTGGCGGCGGTGGTCCTGGAGGCGGGGGCGGCTTCGGCGGACGCGGTGGTGGAGGGTTCGGCGGCGGTGGCTTCCGCAACTTTAACGCGACGCAGATCCATGGGAGCTTCTACTACAACGGCGATCAGAGCGCGCTCGATGCGGCGCCGTTTTCGGTGACGGGTGTGCCGGTCGAGAATCCGGC
This genomic window from Granulicella sibirica contains:
- a CDS encoding class I SAM-dependent methyltransferase yields the protein MANGPDFSAIKVKQQAAWATGDYAVVGSTLVLMPELLCEAMDLRSGWTVLDVAAGSGNASLAAARRGCRVTSTDYVPSLLERGKVRSKAEGFEITFQEADAENLPFGDGSFDALMSTVGVMFAPNQARAAAEMFRVCRASGKIGLANWTPAGFVGQMFKCIGKHLAPAAGLRPPFVWGTEDGLKELFPEASAMKVQVKHFMFRSPSPEDWLDVFKTYYGPMNRTFAALDDSGRAALTADLMALVASLNRAEDGTMVVPSEYLEVVITK
- a CDS encoding ester cyclase, with the translated sequence MTTSNDSANRESIVKAHIKAVTESHDAPTILSLFTRVRYEIPALASIIEGPEAATHLYDNIFSAFPDFYMEADTLHHAEEAIIAEVTFGGTQHGVWAGVQPAGKKAVAKGVLIFVFEGDGLVCEKVFFDHGTLLRQLTAA
- a CDS encoding VIT1/CCC1 transporter family protein; this translates as MHDVAHAPHDESHFESSDAVRDIVIGLSDGLTVPFALAAGLSGAIASTHIVVLAGLAEIAAGSIAMGLGGYLAARGDAEHYASELAREHDEVIHRPHDEAEEIYEIFAQYNVPREAATPVLEALQANPEAYVDFMMRFELGLEAPAPNRAHRSALTIASAYIAGGLIPLLPYMLLQHAPATVALRASILITLAALAIFGALKGRLLGNGVIRSALQTACIGGAAAAVAYTLAHLLNAHA